The following is a genomic window from Mycolicibacterium sp. TY81.
GATCGCCGCGCCCACAGTCCTGGTCCATCTGTGTAGTGAAACGGATTGGGCGCGTGCCCAGTTCGATGGCGAGCTCAGACCACCCTCACTCGACGAGGTGGGGTTCGTGCACCTGTCGGCTCCGGAACAGGTCCACCTGCCGGCCAATCGGCTCTACCGCGGGCAGTCCGACCTGCTGCTCTTGGTCTGTGACCCGGACCTGCTCGGGTCGCCGGTTCGCTGGGAGCCCGGGGTGCCTACGGATCCGGCCTCGATGCTCTTCCCGCATCTGTACGGTGCCCTGCCCGCCGGCGCGGTGACGCACACCGTGCCCTACCGGCCTGATGCCGAGGGCGTTTTCCCTGTTCTGCCGGCAAATTTCGGGGCCGGCGCCGTTGGTTAACGGAAAATGAACGACACTGTGAGAAATCTGTCCACTCATCGGGATTGTGGCCCGAGTCACCGTCCGGGGATTGACACGATCGCGCGCGTAAATATCCCCGACACGGTGAGGACATGATCAACCACACGAATTCTGAAGACGCGACGGGTAAGCGCCGTCGCGCAAGAGGACTGAAGGGACTCGGTGTCGCACTGACGGCGAGCGCCCTTCTGGTCATGTCGGCGCTGCCGGCATGGGCGGCCGAGAACATGACGATCACGTTCATCCGGCACGGTCAGTCGTACGGCAATACGTCGGGCAACATCGACACCCAGGTGCCGGGCCCGGTCCTGACGCCGGACGGTCAGCAGCAGGCCAAGGACATCGCGGCCAAGCTGGGCGACCGGAACTTCGATGCCATCTACGCGTCCACGATGGTTCGGACGCAGCAGACGGCGACGCCGTTGTCGCAGTACCTCGGTCTGCCGATCCAGGTGTTGCCGGGTCTGCAGGAGATCGAAGCCGGCAAGTACGAAGGCACCCCGGAGCGCGCGGGCATCTTCGGCTACCTGACGGCACCGCTGGCGTGGGCAGGCATCACCGTGACGCCGCCGCCGAACATCGCCTTCAACCCGACCACCCCGAACCTGGACGCGTTCATCCCGTCCGCGGCCGATCCGACCACCGGTCTGAACGGTCACCAGTTCGAGGACCGGGTCAACGGCGCGTTGCAGACGATCTACGACAACGGCGACCGCAACGCAGCGGTGTTCTCGCACGGCGGCACCATCATGATCTGGACGATGATGAACGCCAAGAACCTGAGCGCCGAACAGAAGATCATGCTGTTCACCCAGCATCCGCTGGGTAACACGGGCGTTGTCGTCGTCGAGGGCAACCCCGAGGACGGCTGGAACCTGGTCGAGTGGAACGGCGTCAAGATCGCCGGCATGCAGAAGGGCCCGATCGAGAACGTGCTGACGCAGGTCCGCACGCTGTCGCGTCAGCTCAACTCGGTGGTGCAGGACGTCGCCGCGGCGTTCCAGACCGGCAACGTCGGCAAGATCCTGACCGCGATCAACCACGGTGCCGCGGACGCGCTGTTCTCGACGGCCAAGTTCGTCCGGGCCATCAACGCCCAGGTCATCGGCGGGGTCACCACGGCCATCGACAACCTGCAGAAGAAGCTGGCCCCGCCGGCTCCGGCTGCGGGCACGCAGACCACCGCCCCGACCTCGGGTGCTGCGGTCTCGCCGGCCGCGTTCTCGGCTCCGGCTCCGGTTGCGGCCAAGGCTCCGGCCGCGGCGCAGGCGGGCGACTCGCCGGCCAAGGTTGCGGACGCTCCGGCGTCGGACAACAAGGTCGACGGTCAGGTCAAGGCCGAGGCGGCCAAGGCCGACGCCGACGCCGCCAAGGCGGAGGGGCAGGCCAAGGCTGACGACGCCAAGGCCGACGCCGATGCCGCCAAGGCGGAGGGCCAGACCAAGGCCGACGAGGCCAAGGCCAAGGCTGACGCCAAGAAGGCTGCGGCCGAGGCCAAGAAGGCCGCTGCCAAGGCCAAGGCCGAGGAGAAGAAGGCTGCCGCCGAGGCCAAGAAGGCGGAGGCCAAGGCCAAGGCTGACGCCAAGAAGGCTGCCGCCGAGGCCAAGAAGGCCGAGGCGAAGGCCAAGGCAGAGTCTGCGAAGGCCACTGCCGGCGCAAGCGCTGGAAGCACCGACTGACAGCTCGCTGTCGGGTAACCACAGATCGGCCCCCTTCTCCCTCGGGAAGGGGGCCGATTTGCGTCGTCGAGGTTTCGTCAATTGTGACGAAACCTGTCCACTGGCCGGGATTGTGGCCTGTATCACCATTACCGGGCTGGCACTGTCGCGCGGGTAAATATCCCCCCGAGACAGTGAGGACATCATTAACCACACAAATTCAGGCGCGGGACATCGTCGTCGCGCGCGTGGGCTGAAGGGCCTCGGTGTCGCTCTGACCGCGGGCGCCCTTCTGGTCATGTCGGCGCTGCCGGCATGGGCAGCCGAGAACATGACGATCACGTTCATCCGGCACGGTCAGTCGTACGGCAACCTGTCGGGGATCGGTGACACCTCGACACCCGGGCCGACGCTGACCGACCTCGGCCAGCAGCAGGCCAAGGACATCGCGGCCAAACTCGGCGACAACAACTACGACGCGATCTACGCCTCGACGATGGTCCGGACGCAGCAGACGGCCGTGCCCATGTCGCAGTATCTGGGTCTGCCGATCACGGTGTTGCCGGGCATCCAGGAGATCGAAGCCGGCATGTACGAGGGCACGCCCGAACGGGCAGCGCTGTTCGGCTACCTGACGGCTCCGCTGGCGTGGGCGGGTCTGTCGGTGACCCCGCCGCCGAACGTCAGCTTCAACCCGATCACCCCGAACCTGGACGCGTTCATCCCGAGCGCACCGGGTAGCACCACGGGCCTCAACGGACATCAGTTCCAGGACCGTGTCAACGGTGCGCTGCAGACGATCTACGACAACGGCGACCGCAATGCGGCGGTGTT
Proteins encoded in this region:
- a CDS encoding DUF952 domain-containing protein, giving the protein MIAAPTVLVHLCSETDWARAQFDGELRPPSLDEVGFVHLSAPEQVHLPANRLYRGQSDLLLLVCDPDLLGSPVRWEPGVPTDPASMLFPHLYGALPAGAVTHTVPYRPDAEGVFPVLPANFGAGAVG
- a CDS encoding histidine phosphatase family protein, with the translated sequence MINHTNSEDATGKRRRARGLKGLGVALTASALLVMSALPAWAAENMTITFIRHGQSYGNTSGNIDTQVPGPVLTPDGQQQAKDIAAKLGDRNFDAIYASTMVRTQQTATPLSQYLGLPIQVLPGLQEIEAGKYEGTPERAGIFGYLTAPLAWAGITVTPPPNIAFNPTTPNLDAFIPSAADPTTGLNGHQFEDRVNGALQTIYDNGDRNAAVFSHGGTIMIWTMMNAKNLSAEQKIMLFTQHPLGNTGVVVVEGNPEDGWNLVEWNGVKIAGMQKGPIENVLTQVRTLSRQLNSVVQDVAAAFQTGNVGKILTAINHGAADALFSTAKFVRAINAQVIGGVTTAIDNLQKKLAPPAPAAGTQTTAPTSGAAVSPAAFSAPAPVAAKAPAAAQAGDSPAKVADAPASDNKVDGQVKAEAAKADADAAKAEGQAKADDAKADADAAKAEGQTKADEAKAKADAKKAAAEAKKAAAKAKAEEKKAAAEAKKAEAKAKADAKKAAAEAKKAEAKAKAESAKATAGASAGSTD